The Deltaproteobacteria bacterium genome includes a region encoding these proteins:
- a CDS encoding elongation factor Ts, which translates to MDCKTALSECNGDIDKAIDHLRKKGIATAKKRGGRATSQGQVQSYIHAGGKIGVLVEANCETDFTGKTEDFTGFVKDIAIQVAATSPVAIDRESVPQDVLEKEKEIYAVQAKESGKPEKVVDKIVEGKLNKFYSEACLLEQPFVKNPDITVQDLLNELIAKTGENIIIRRFVRFQLGESEG; encoded by the coding sequence ATGGATTGCAAAACAGCGCTTTCTGAATGTAACGGGGATATCGACAAGGCCATCGATCATCTGAGAAAAAAGGGCATCGCAACGGCCAAAAAGCGTGGAGGACGTGCCACTTCCCAGGGCCAGGTGCAGTCCTATATCCACGCGGGAGGAAAAATCGGGGTCCTGGTCGAGGCCAACTGCGAAACAGACTTCACGGGCAAAACAGAGGACTTCACAGGCTTTGTAAAGGACATCGCCATTCAGGTTGCCGCGACCAGCCCGGTCGCCATCGACCGGGAAAGCGTGCCCCAGGATGTCCTGGAAAAGGAGAAGGAGATTTATGCAGTGCAGGCCAAGGAATCGGGAAAACCTGAAAAGGTGGTGGATAAAATCGTTGAAGGAAAACTTAATAAGTTTTATTCCGAGGCATGCCTCCTGGAACAGCCCTTTGTAAAGAACCCCGACATCACGGTTCAGGACCTGTTAAACGAATTAATCGCCAAGACAGGCGAAAACATCATCATCAGACGGTTTGTCCGATTTCAGTTGGGTGAATCCGAGGGTTAA